Proteins found in one Armatimonadota bacterium genomic segment:
- a CDS encoding DUF1446 domain-containing protein, which yields MDELRVLSATGALGATPMDEDSFWRGVERHPHLIGADAGSNDVGPYGLGADTCYFPREWVKHDLRLMLLASRRRGIPMTVGSAGHMGTNKGVDYTVSILGEIAREENLPPFRLARIYVELDREALHRALDAGDTETLDGSPPLTHELIDATDHAVSVVGAEPYLEAFQQGADVVIAGRSCDDAIFASYPIFKGFDRALSIHLGKVLECASVAATPYMARNAMLGTIRSDAILFEPMNPRQVCTPVSVAAHSMYEEAHPHLHRVPGGVVHLSGCAFTQRNARTVAVTGARFEPTELRLKVEGAGFVGYRFVGILGIRDPLTIRNLDRFMSFAEERVRTRYPQWVKGRDYEVHTHVYGVDATMKDWEPLRCDLPHEIGIVVEAVSRDESLARLICRLHRKSLMVAEYPGQKATTGKAAIMADEELRGMDAYRWTIYHTVRVSDPMAHARVELGTLGGERT from the coding sequence GTGGACGAACTGCGCGTCTTGTCGGCAACCGGGGCCCTCGGGGCCACCCCCATGGACGAGGACTCCTTCTGGCGCGGGGTGGAGCGCCACCCCCATCTGATCGGCGCGGATGCGGGTAGCAACGATGTGGGCCCCTATGGATTGGGTGCCGACACCTGCTACTTCCCGCGCGAGTGGGTCAAGCACGATCTCCGGCTCATGCTGCTGGCAAGCCGGCGGCGAGGGATACCCATGACGGTTGGATCCGCCGGCCACATGGGCACCAACAAGGGCGTTGACTACACGGTGTCCATCCTTGGGGAGATCGCACGGGAGGAGAACCTGCCCCCGTTTCGCCTCGCGCGGATCTACGTGGAGCTGGACAGGGAAGCGCTGCACAGGGCACTCGACGCAGGAGACACGGAGACGCTGGACGGGTCCCCGCCCCTCACGCATGAGCTGATTGACGCGACGGACCACGCCGTCAGCGTCGTGGGTGCCGAGCCCTATCTCGAGGCCTTCCAGCAAGGCGCCGACGTCGTCATCGCCGGGCGATCCTGCGACGACGCCATCTTTGCCTCCTATCCCATCTTCAAGGGGTTTGATCGGGCGCTGTCAATCCATCTCGGCAAGGTGCTCGAATGTGCCTCGGTCGCGGCGACCCCCTACATGGCACGCAACGCCATGCTTGGGACCATCCGCTCCGATGCCATCCTGTTCGAACCCATGAATCCGCGGCAGGTGTGCACTCCCGTGTCGGTCGCCGCCCACTCCATGTATGAGGAGGCGCATCCCCACCTGCACCGCGTCCCGGGAGGCGTCGTGCACCTGTCCGGATGCGCGTTCACCCAGCGCAACGCGCGCACGGTCGCGGTGACCGGGGCGAGATTCGAGCCCACCGAGCTGCGCCTCAAGGTCGAGGGCGCCGGATTCGTCGGGTACCGCTTCGTCGGCATCCTGGGCATCCGGGACCCGCTGACGATTCGCAACCTGGACCGCTTCATGAGCTTCGCGGAGGAACGGGTGCGCACCCGGTATCCTCAGTGGGTAAAGGGCCGGGACTACGAGGTGCACACCCATGTCTACGGCGTGGATGCCACCATGAAGGACTGGGAGCCCTTGCGCTGTGACCTTCCACACGAGATCGGCATAGTCGTTGAGGCCGTGTCCAGGGACGAGTCGCTGGCCAGACTGATCTGCCGCCTGCACCGCAAGTCGCTGATGGTCGCGGAGTACCCCGGCCAGAAGGCCACGACCGGCAAGGCGGCGATCATGGCGGACGAGGAGCTTCGAGGCATGGACGCCTATCGCTGGACCATCTACCACACCGTCCGGGTGTCGGACCCCATGGCCCATGCCCGGGTAGAGTTGGGCACGCTGGGAGGAGAGAGGACGTGA
- a CDS encoding DUF4387 domain-containing protein: MTTPLRIRDLASAVRSKNAGIHYITFDIMFDDWESYRLVRDANVITRESVAALYGIPQAQVITVVNHDPGQGIKVTILRRQSSGSPGDPDVLGCQQHAPLYDIEVPAGGAAVSPGVRGP; this comes from the coding sequence GTGACCACGCCCCTGCGCATCCGCGACCTGGCTTCGGCCGTCCGCAGCAAGAACGCCGGGATCCACTACATCACGTTCGACATCATGTTCGACGATTGGGAATCGTACCGGCTGGTCCGAGATGCCAACGTCATCACGCGTGAATCGGTGGCCGCGCTGTACGGGATCCCACAGGCCCAGGTGATTACCGTGGTGAATCACGACCCTGGCCAGGGGATCAAGGTGACGATCCTGCGCCGGCAGTCGAGCGGCTCACCCGGCGACCCAGACGTGCTTGGCTGCCAGCAGCACGCCCCGCTCTATGACATCGAGGTTCCGGCCGGCGGCGCAGCAGTCTCTCCCGGCGTCCGTGGGCCTTAG